The Oceanicaulis alexandrii DSM 11625 DNA segment GACTATCTGATGCAGGCTGAAGCGGGCTTGATGGCGATGACCGGAGAGCCGGACACGCCGCCCACGCGTTTTGGCATGTCGATGATTGATTATATGGGCGGCACGATGATGGCGCTGGGACTGGTGTCGGCGGTGCTGGGCGCCAAACGCACGGGCCGGGGCTGTGATGTGGATGTGTCGCTGTTTGATGCGGCCCTGCATCAGCTCTCCTATTCAGCGACCTGGTTCCTTAACGAGGGCAAATGCGCCGAGCGCCTTGAACGCTCGGCCCATCCTTCGGTGGCGCCCAGCCAGCTGTTCCGGACCGCGGATGGCTGGCTCTTCGTGATGTGCCAGTTGCCGAAATTCTGGGGCGCGTTCTGCAAGGCGGTGGGGCGGCCGGATCTTCTGGACAATCCGCACTATGCCGACATGGCGGCGCGCCGGGCGAACAGGGCGAAGCTGCAGGATGAGCTGGATGCGTTTTTGTCCACGCGCTCTACAGCGGAATGGATGACGGTGCTGGGGGGCGTGACGCCAGTGGCGCCGGTCAATTCAATGGCGTGTGCGCTCGCCTCGCCCCAGGCGCGGCACATGATCGAGACGGTGCCTCATCCAGACAAGCCCGACGGGCTGAAAATGGTGCGCGATCCATTCCGCATCAACGGCGCGCCGACGCCGACGCGCCGCGCGCCGAAGCTGGGCGAGGATACGCGCGCCATTCTCGATGAAATGCTGTCTGAATCCCATGAAGACCGGGCGGCGGAATAGGCTAGTCCACTTCGCGCTGCATGGTCATTTCATAGGTGAAGCGATCCGCCGGATGCACAGTGTCGGACAGGGCGATGATGCGTCCGCCCTTGTCATAGTAGCGCCGCATGGTGCGCAGCACCGCGGTGCCGGCTTCCGCATCCAGCGCTTCCGCTTCGGTATCGGTCAGAAGTCCGCCTGAAATCGTCTGTTCGATCCGGGCCGTGGGCGCGCCGCGTTCGGTCGCCATCCATTCGGTGACGCCGCCATTCAGTTCCACGAACACGTCCACCGGCGGCGCCAGGTCGGACCGGATATACATGTCGGTCAGAGCCAGGGGCGCCCGATCGGGCTGGCCGCGCAGGCCATGCACATGCAGATAGTCGCTGCCGGGCGCCACGCCGAAGGCGCGCGCCACTGCAGGGTCCAGCGGGCCCGTATGCTGACGGATCGGTTTCAGACGCGCCGCACGCGTGTACTGCATCAGGTCATCCACGCTGCCCAGACGCTGGGCGAAACCCGCGCGCGCCTCGGAGGCGACGACGACGGTGCCGGCGCCGCGGCGGCGCGCGATCAGCCCCGCCTCTGCGAGCAGGCGCAGCGCTTCACGCACGGTATGACGCGAGACGCCGTATTGTTCGGTGAGAGCATGCTCGGTGGGTAACAGCTCGCCGACCGCCGGATGGCCGGATGCGATCCCGGAGCGAAGGGTTTCCGCCAGCGTCATATAGCGCGGCGCACTGGAAATCGGTTCTACGCCTGAATGATCGGACACAGGATCCTCCCGCCTGAAAGTCGCGCTAACATAATCGCTGCATCCAGGAATGCGAGGCGCGCCTGCATGGTGCAGGGCAACACGAGGATCAGGGCTTGGGGAAGTCCGGACGCCGTTTGTCCAGAAAGGCTTTGTAACCCTCCTGGAAATGTTCGCCGGAAAACGCTTCCAGGAACAGCGCCCGTGTCTGTTCGCAGTCCTGATCCTGCCCGGCCTCGATCAACGCAATCATCTGTTTGGTGATTTTTGCGGTGTGGCTGGAGGCGCGGGTGATATGGCTGACATATTCGTTGACGCTTTCCTTGAGGATTCCCGGAGGCGTCAGCCGATTGATCAGGCCGATCTGCAGGGCGGTCTCTGCATCAATCAAACGCGCGGTGAACAGCAAATCCTTGGCGGCTGCAGACCCGACCGCGTTCACCAGTCTGCGCGTATCGTTGAAAGGGTACACAAGCCCCAACCGTGCCGGGGTGACGCCAAAGCGTGCGCCCTGGGCGGCGAAACGCAGATCACAGGCCAAGGCGAGCGCGCAGCCGCCGCCCACGCACGCGCCTTCAATGGATGCGATCGTGGGTTTGGGAAAGTCCGCGAGACCATCCAGCGCGGCGCCGATAGCGCGCGAATAGGCTTCCGCACGCTCGGGCGTGGCGTAGACGTCCTCAAATTCAGAGATGTCCGCGCCCGCCGCAAATGCGCCGCCTTTGCCGCGGACAATGAGAACCTGGATATCGCTGTCCGCTTCGGCTTCCGCCAAAAGCTCCGAAATCTCCAGCCACATCGCTTCAGTGAGCGCATTGTGCTTGGCGGGCCGGTTGAGCACCAGGGACGCGACCGCGTCGTGTCGGGTGAGATAGACCGGTTCATCGTGCATGGTTTTGCCCTGGAACGTCTTCCAAACTGATTTGTTTCTTGCGCCAGATTGCAGTGAATCGTCAAGAAATTAGGGGTGAGGCGTAATGTCTCCGGTGCGAAAAAATTGTCCGTGTCCTGTCAAAAAACTTGACACCCCGATCGGAAAGTGACAGTTTTATAACGGTGAGCAATCATAGGAGGTCCGCATGTCTCATTTTGTTGGTGTGGGTCTGATCGCCGCCTGGTTGGCTTTTGCTGTGTTGGCGCCGCGTCTGGCGTCTGCAGAAGTGACAAGCCTACTGGCCCTGGTCGGCATGGCGCTGACCCTGGTCGTCCTGTTCGCCACTGGCCGGCTCACTCGGCCGGATCCGCTGGCGTTGAACTTGACAGGACGGCGTCCGTACTGGGAAACGCGCACTTAAGCGTTTCACCTCAGATAGACCCAAGACAAAAAAACCCCGGCGCTTCGGCGCCGGGGTTTTTTGTTGTGATGGCGAGGGTGGATCAGGAAAACGCCTGAAGCCCGGTCATGGCGCGGCCCAGGATCAGGGCGTGCACGTCATGAGTGCCTTCATAGGTGTTCACCGTCTCCAGATTAATGGCGTGGCGCAGGATATGGTATTCCTCGGCGATGCCGTTGCCGCCATGGATGTCGCGCGCCTCGCGGGCGATGGCCAGGGCCTTGCCGCAATTGTTGCGCTTCATCATGGAGATGGCTTCAGGCAGCCAGGCGCCCTGGTCCATCAGACGCCCGAGCTGCAGCGCGCCTTGATAACCCAGCGCGATCTCGGTCTGCATGTCGGCGAGTTTCTTCTGCACCAGCTGGGTGCCGGCGATCGGCTTGCCGAACACGACGCGGTCCATGGCGTAGTCGCGGGCCGCGTGCAGGCAGAATTCAGCCGCGCCCATGGCGCCCCAGGCGATGCCGTAGCGCGCCTTGTTCAGGCAAGAGAACGGCCCGCGCAGGCCTTTGACGTGCGGCAGCAGGTTCTCTTCAGGCACAAACGCGTCACTAAGCGAGATCGAGCCGGTGATTGACGCACGCAGGCTGAGCTTGCCTTCGATCTTGGGGCAATCAAAACCGTCCGTGCCCTTGTCGACGATGAAGCCGCGGATTTCGCCGTCGAGCTTGGCCCAGACCACCGCCAGGTCAGAGATCGGCGAATTGGTGATCCACATCTTCGCGCCGTTGAGCACATAGCCGCCATCGACCTTTTTGGCGGTGGTGCGCATGGCGCCCGGATCTGAGCCGCCATCGGGTTCAGTCAGGCCGAAACAGCCCACATATTCGCCGCTGGCGAGCTTGGGCAGGTATTTGTGTTTCTGTTCTTCGGTGCCGAACGCCTCGATCGGATACATGACGAGCGAGGATTGCACGCTCATCGCCGAGCGATAGCCGGAATCAATGGCTTCCACTTCGCGCGCGATCAGCCCGTAAGCGACATGGGACAGGCCCGCGCCGCCATATTCCTCGGCCACGGTGGCCCCCAGAAGGCCCATCTCGCCCATCTCGGTCATGATGGCGCGATCAAAGCTTTCCTCGCGATAGGCGTCGACCACGCGGGGCAACAGCTTCTCGCGGCAATAACTGCGGGCGCTGTCGGCGATCATGCGTTCGTCTTCGCTCAGCTGCTGCTGCAGATGCAGCGGGTCTTCCCAGGAAAAGCTGAGGCCGGTGTCTTTCGCCGCCATGGGGATATCCTTCTTCGTCTCTTGAAGCCTTATATGGCCCGTCACTGGTCCCAAGGCCAGCCGGGCCGACGGCCTGTCTTTGTCCACGCGGAGGGTGGTAGCGGAGTGAAGGACGTGCGGGCAAGCGAGCCGTAGGGGCTGGGCTGAGATTTTCAGCCGTTAACACAGGCGTGAAGAGGAGCGCCGCCGCGGCCATCTGGACCTTTACCCTTGAAAGGCGCAGGTTTGGGGCTGTTTTGACGCCTGAGTCCGGAGCGCCTTGATGAAACGCCCAATCCTGCCTGACAGCACTGACATTGCGGATACGGCGACGCCTTACGCTTCGGCGCCTGATCCCAGGGGCGCGCTTGGCAACGCCGAATACGCCGCCCGCTCGGGCAAGCGGGTGCTGGCGGTGTTCGGCGCGGACTGGTGCCCGGATGCGCGCCGCTTCGCCAGCGTTCTCGCCCTGCCGCAGCTGCAGGACTTTCTGAGCGAGCGCTATGAGGTCGTGCTGATTGACGTGGGCCGGTACGGCAAGAATCTCGACCTGGCCGCCAGCTATGGCCTGGACAAGGTTGAAGGCGCTCCCGCCATCATCGTGGCGGATTCTGATGGCCGCGTGATCAATCCTGGCGGCGCCTATGACTGGCGCACCGCCCGGTCTCGCCGCCCGCAGGAATTTGCGGACTTTCTCGCTGTCTACGCCGAGGCGCCCGCCCCATGACACGCCAGGTGGTGCTGGTCGGCGCGGGGCATGCCCATATGGAGGCTCTGAAGAAAGCGCGCCGCTTCGCCAACGCCGGTTTGTCTCTGACCCTGATCGATCCCGGCGCCTTCTGGTATTCTGGCGCTGCGACGGGAATGCTGTCGGGCGCGCTGGACCCGGACGCCGCTCGCCTGAACCCGTCCGACCTCGAAGGACCTTTCGATCATGTGCGCCAACGCGTCGTCTCGGTGGACCCGCAAGCGCGGACCGTCACCTTGCAGGATGGCGAGCGGCGCGCCTATGACGTCTTGTCCTTGAACACGGGTAGCCGCATCGCCGAGACGCCCTTGCTCGCGGCGGGCGCGATACCGGTCAAACCTGTCAGCGCGCTGGCGGGACTGCGCGCAACGCTGGAGGCCAATCTCGGTCAGTTGCGGCTTGCGGTGGCGGGCGCTGGCGCGACAGGCGTCGAGATCGCCTTGTCCATGGCCAGCCTGCAGAGACGCCTGGGCGCCCGCCCGCAAACCCTGCTCGCCGGGCCTGAGCTGATGCCGGGCTGGCCGGATCGGGCGCGGCGCCTGGCTCTGGAGGCGATGGCGCGCTGCGGCGTGGAGTATGTGCCCCATCGGGTCGAGGATCTGTCCATGGGGTTGGTGCATTTCGGGCAGCGCAAGGTCGCGCCCGTGGACATTCTGGTGGCGGCGACCGGGCTCAGCGCCAATGTGCCCGATGGATTGGAGGCGCCCGAGGAAGGTTTGCCGGTCAACGCGGATCTATCTTGGACCGGGGATCCCGCGGTGTTCGCAGCGGGCGATTGCGCTCGCATTGTGGACCATCCCCGGCCCAAGCTGGGCGTGTTCGGCGTGCGCGCGGCGCCGATCCTGATCCAGAACCTGATCAACGCCGCATTGGGTCAAAAGGCGCGCCGGCATTACACGCCGCAGTCAAGATGGCTGTCGATACTGGATGTGGGCGACGGGACGGGGCTGGCGCGCTATGGCGATCTGGCGTTTTCAGGTAAGCCGGCCTTGCACCTCAAACGCTGGCTCGATAGCCGTTTCCTGCAACGTTACAGGGTGGAGCACTGATGGAATTTCCCTACGCCGAGATGCATGCCTTTCCCGATGGCCACACTCCGCACACCGGCAATCCGGCAGGCGTGGTGCTGCTGCATCGCGACCTGCCCGACGCCGATCTTCTGGGCGTGGCGCAATCAAACAATCTGTCCGAGACCGCCTATCTGAAGGCCATGGGCGAGAAAGACCAGTGGGCGCTGCGCTGGTTCACGCCCGGACTGGAAGTGGAGCTGTGCGGGCATGCGACGCTCGCCTCGGCTGCCTGGTTGTTTGAAACCGGACGGGTAATGGGACCTGAAGCGCGCTTTCATACCCTGTCGGGATTATTGAAGGTCATCCGGCTGGACGATGGCCGCTATCAGATGGATTTCCCGCAGATCGGGTACACGCCGGGGCAGGCGGATGCGCCTGTGGTCGCGGCCATGGGCGGGACTGCGCCCGAAGCGGTTTATGAAATCGAGCGCGTGCACGGCAATCGCTACCAGATGCTGGTGTATGCGGATGAGGCTGTGGTGGTCGGTCTCAATCCCGACATCAAGGCGCTGGCCGCCACGCGCACCAATGTCATAGCAACCGCGCCAGGCCGGGCGACCGATTTCGTGTCGCGCTTCTTCGGTCCGGCCAGCGGCGTCGACGAAGATCCTGTGACAGGGTCGGCGCATTGCACGCTGGCGCCGTACTGGTTCGAGCGGTTAGGGGAAACGGCGCTCAAGGCCCGGCAAGTCGGCCCGCGCCCTGGCGCGCTGGAAGTGCGCGCCGGAGCGGCGGGCCGTGTGTTGCTGGTCGGATCCGCCAAACGGTATCTGGATGGCGTGATCCGGATCTAGCGGGGCCTAGTGACGGCTTCGGCCATGGCCCCGTCCGCGCCCGCGATCATGATGATCCCAATTCCGGTCGCGGCCCCTTGCATGATGATCCCGACCGTGACGGCCGCGCACCACCTGGACCGGCACCGGCCCCCAGCGGGTTTCCACAAAGAACTCGCCTGTGCGACGGTCCAGATACGCGCGATCCGGGCGCAGCCGTTCGCCGGTGCGGCCCTGGCGCAATTCACGGCGGCTGGGGACATACTCCCAGGATCGATCCGGGCAGTCGATGACGCGGCGGTCGCGTCGGTCTTCCCGGCGGTCGCGCCAGCCCGTGTCATAGCGACGGTCGCGGCGATCTTCGCGCAAATCCGGACAGGTTCTGGCGTAGACGATGAAATGACCCTCCGGGCCATTCCAGCGACCGCCGCGATGATGCGGTTCATATCCACGCTGGCGGCCGTAACCCTGAGCGGTCGCAGTCGCCGCCGTCGTGACGCTGGCGGTCGCCGTCTGGGCGACGGCAGGGGCTGCAGTGACGGCCAGTCCCGCGAAGGCGGCGGCCGCAGCAAGTTTGGCGAACATATGCATGGTGTCTCTCCTTCATCGAGGGCCTGGCGGCCTGATGGGATGACACTGCCAGTGCGCGCCTGAACGTGGGCTGGGTCAGGCTTTCATGTTCTATTCAACCAGATGAACGATACTATGGCTCAAAGGCGCACGGGGGCGCGCCGCAGATTCATTGGGGACCAGCTTATGATCAAATCCGTCTTGGCCGCTGCGGCGGGGCTCTTGCTGCTCGCGGGCGGCGCGCAGGCCCAGCAGCTTGATTGGCCGCAAGGCTCGACCGACGCGTTCTCCAGTCGCGATTACCAGCGCCTGCTGCATCAGGTGACCAAGCCGGGCGCAAATCCCGTGGCGGGCGCAAGCGCCGTCGCCGGGGATGACAGCTGTCGCTACGCCAATGACAATGAGTGCGATGAGCCAGGGCTGGGCACCGGCGCCTGCTCAGCGGGCACCGACCGGTCTGATTGCTGGCGATTGATGGCGGGGGTCGAGGATGATTCATGCCAGTGGGCCAATGATGGCGAGTGCGATGAACCGGGCTTTGGCACCGGCGCCTGCGTTCAGGCCACAGACCGCACCGATTGCGGCCCGTTGATTGAACTGCGCTTTCGCAACGATCAGTGCGACACGGCCTTTAACGGCATCTGTGAAGAGCCCGGCGTGGGTAATGGCGCCTGTGCGGAACGGTCTGATCGCGCCGATTGCATTGGCCGCGAACGTCCCATGTCCATCCAGGATCATTATTTCGGCAATGATGACAGGGTCTTGATGGACACTGGCGTGTTTCCTTGGAGCGTGGTCGGCTATATCGAGTTTGACGCAGGCGGAACCTGCACCGCGACCTTGATTGGCGAGGACGTGCTGGTCACGGCGGCGCATTGCATTTCCGAGGGCGGACGCATCGATGCGGCTGGCGTTTTCCGGACAGGCGAGAATTTGCCCGGCGGCGCGCGAACGGCGCGCGTGATCGACTATTTGATGGATGATGACTGGGACGAAGCGGCGTTCAGCGCAGGCGATACGCTGGACGGGACGGACTGGGCGCTCTTGCGTCTGGACCAGCCTCTGGGCGCCGAGCTGGGTCATGTGGGTTATGAAGCGCTGGTGGATGACCAGGGGCCGCGCGCGGCCTTGCGCGCCCCGATCCGTCAGGCGGGGTATTCTTGGGATACCGGGTCGAACCTGTCAGGCAATCTCGATTGCCGCATCATCGAGGTCTTTGACGACAATACGATGGCGCATAATTGCGACACCACACGGGGCGATTCAGGCTCGCCCTTCATGACCGAGCGCAATGGCGAATGGCGGATTGTGGCGACGGATTCAAACTTCCGCTCCAACCCGGACGGCCCCTTCATCTATATCGCCGCGCGGTCAGATCGCTGGGCGCCGATGGTTGAGGATTTTGCCGCGGGCCGGATCGGAAATGGCGGGTTGCGCGCCCAGGGCCCTGGCAAACCGGGCAAGCCTGAGCCGATCAAGAAATAGGTCGAGCGCCTAGAACTCCCGGATCAAAGCGAGGTCGGTGCGGCTGTCACCGGCCTCGAATCCGGGTTCCGGGTCAAACTCATAGCGATAGCGATAGCGCACCTCCAGGGACCATAAATCGCCCAGATCGGTGTTCAGGCGGAACAACTGGTCGGCGCGCGCGCTATTGGAGGCCAGAAGTCGCGTTTCAGATTCAAGGCGCATGGTGTCGCTGAGCTGCAGCTCCATGTCCGACAACAGATCGAACGCGCCCTCCAGATAGTCGCCATTATCCACTTCGCTGATATAGCGCAGGCCTGGCGCGGCGCGCAGCGTCCACTCGACAGCGTCTCTCTGCAGCGCGCGATAGCCGGCGCCGACGCCCAGAAACCCGGTCCAGTCAAAGCCCGATAATTGATCGCGCTCCCATTCAGTGTTGGCGAACAGGGTCCAGCGCTCCCCGGCTTCGCGTTCGCCGCGCGCTTTCACGATCAGCTCGTCGCGTCCCACATTGTCGTCGGTTTCCGAGTAGGAATAGATCGCGCTGGTCTCAAAGCCCCAGCCGACCAGCTCACGTTCTGCATCCAGGCCAAGGGTATAGTCCAGACGCTCAGTGTCGCCGCTATCTGCGCGCACGCCCAGACGAACCTTGCCCGTCCAGAGTTCAGAGTGCGCCCGGGTGATCAGCTCGACGGCGCTCGCCGGCGCCGCGATCCAGAACGGGTCGATTTTGGACGCCTGCGCCGCGTCCAGACCTGCGTCAGTTTCAACGGCGATTACGGCCGGCTCCGGCGCCGGGGTCACGGGCGCCACCGGCAGGCCGAGAATACGGCGGGCGATCACGCCATGGCTGTGTGAGATGCGCGCTGCGCCCGCTGCAATGCGCTCCGCGGACCGGGTCAGCGCCAGCACGGTCACTGCATTGGTGAAAATCGCGATGTCGTCTTCGGCCGCCGCCGCCATCAGCAAAGCCTGATAGGGCGGCTCTAGCCCCTCCGCCGGGGACAGGGCGAGCGCGGAGGCGGCGAGGGCGGGCAAGATCATCGGTGAGAGGCTCCAGACACGGGCGTAATATCAAACACATCAGACGAAATGTGACAAATCCCCGGGCGTGCAAAATGGCCCGGCGACTTGACGCTTGCGCAGGAAAGCGGCACGCCTTTGACCTGAATGGCGCCCAAACATGACGAGACCGTTTATGACCGACCCTGTCGCTGATCGCTACGCCCGCACCGAGCCTTTGTTTCCGGACTGGGCGGCGCCCATCTATCTGTGGGTGTCTGTGGCGGCCTCGGTGATTTATCTGGGCCTGGATCTGACCACCTATTCCATGCCGGGCCTGGCGCTGACCAAGGCGTTGGGGATCATCTTGCTCGGCGTATTCGCGCTTTTGAAGCGGGCGCCGGTGCTGGCTTTGGCGCTGATGCTGTCAGCAGGCGGCGATTATGCGCTGGCGATGAGCCCGCCCCAGCTGGAGGCCGGGATCGGCTTTTTCGGCGCGGCGCACCTGACATATATTTCGATTTTCGCCCTCATGGTCGTGAGCGGCGGTCTGAAGCGCGAAGGGCTGGTCCTGGCGGGCGGCCTGTTTGTCTTCGGCGTCGCCATGTGGTTGTGGCTCAGCCCCGGCATGGGCGCGCTGACCGTGCCTGTCAGCCTTTATCTGGGCATCATACTCGTCATGGCGATGGCGGCGGGCCTGGTCAAAGGTCCCAATCTGATCATCATCGGCGCGCTGTTGTTCGTGGTTTCAGATTCCGTCATCGCCATGCGCTGGTTCGGCGACGTGTTGGTCTTTGAAGACAGCCTCGATTGGGGCGGGGTGATCGTCTGGGTCACCTATTACGCGGCGCAGCTCTGCCTCACCCTGGGCGTGCTTCGCGCCAGGGCTGAGGCTAAAGCTCAAACCGTGGACACGGAAGTCTCCGCCTAGGCGGGCATCAGGCCGCGTTCTTCAGCCAGCCGCTTCATCTCGTTTTGCAGCTTTTCAAACGCGCGCACCTCGATCTGGCGGATGCGTTCGCGGCTGACGCCATAAACCTGCGCCAGATCTTCGAGGGTTTTCGGCTCTTCGGTCAGGCGACGTTCCTGAATGATGTTCTGCTCACGCTCGTTGAGCGCGCCCATGGCCTCCTGCAGCAGGGTCATGCGGGTGCTGAATTCATCAGATTCCGCCAGCTCTTCCTCGGCGTCGTCCGCATCATCGTCGGCCAGCCAGTCCTGCCATTCCGCTTCGCCGTCCGCGCGCATGGGCGCGTTGAGCGAGGCGTCAGGGCCGGACAGGCGCCGGTTCATCGAGATCACGTCGTCATCAGTGACGCCCAGCTTGGTGGCGATATGCTCGACCTGATCGGGGTGCAGATCGCCTTCGTCCAGCGCGCGCATCTGGCTTTTCATCCGGCGTAGATTGAAGAAGAGCTTCTTCTGAGCCGCCGTGGTGCCCATTTTCACCAGCGACCAGGAGCGCAGGATGTATTCCTGGATCGAGGCGCGGATCCACCACATGGCGTAGGTGGCCAGGCGGAACCCCTTGTCGGGATCAAACTTCTTCACTGCCTGCATCAGGCCCACATTGCCTTCGCTGATCACTTCCGCGATCGGCAGGCCATAGCCGCGATAGCCCATGGCGATCTTGGCGACGAGGCGCAAATGGGAGGTGACAAGCTGGTGGGCGGCGTCGGAATCTTCATGCTCCTGCCAGCGCTTGGCCAGCATGAACTCCTGATCTTTTTCCAACATGGGGAATTTGCGGATCTCCGCGAGATACCGCGACAGACCGGCTTCCGGCGACATTGTCAGCGCTGATTTCATATTCGCCATGTGTCACTCCCCAGTGAGCCCTTGGCGCCGACAGAATGAGCAGCGCCGCGTTCATTTAGGTAGCCCATTTCCAGATTAACAGGGGTCACAAGCCAGTGAGGCTGAAACACAATCCGTCAGGCCTTGAGATTAAAGCAAAAAACGGCGCCCGGATTAAGGCGTCTCACGGAAACAATGTATTGCCCTGACGGACGGGCCTCGTGAAAACTCCGCTTATGGATATCTCAGTACGACAGGCCCGTCCGGGCGATCAGGACGCCCTTGCCCTTGTGGGCGCGGCGACATTTCTGGAAAGCTATGCCGGCGTCGTGGACGGCGGCGCCATCATTCGTCATTGCGCTGAGCGGCATACGCCGGAGGTTTATGCGCAGGCGCTTGAAACGCCCGGCCAGGCGCTCTGGCTGGCCGAACAGGACCCTGGTGCGGCGCCCGTGGGGTATCTTCACCTGACCGAGCCCGATCTGCCGGTTGAAACACGCGCCGCCGATCTTGAGATCAAGCGTATCTATGTTCTTGCGAGCCTGCATCGCTCGGGCCTGGGACGGCGTTTTCTTGACGCGGCGCGTGATCATGCGGGCGCCGCAGGCGCCCGACGCCTCTTGCTGGGCGTCTATCAGGGCAACACCCGGGCGCTCGCCTTTTATGACCGTATGGGGTTTGAAAAAATCGGGACGCGCCAGTTTGATGTGGGTGGGCGCATCTATGACGACTGGGTGTTGGCGCTGACGGTGTGAGCGCCCCAGGGAACAGAAAAACCACAATTGAAATATGCCTTTATGCGCTCTCTTAAGCGCTTTAGGGTGTGGGCATGGATACTCTGTTCGCCCAAGTTCTGCTGCCGCTCGCCCTGGCCTTTATCATGTTCACCCTCGGGGTGGGGCTGACGGCGGCTGATTTCAAACGCATCGCGCTCCAGCCCAGGGCGTTTCTCGTGGGCACGGCGCTGCAATTCATCTCGCTGCCCTTGATCGCCATCGCGCTGGTGGCGTTTTTGCCGATCCCGCCGATTGTGAAAGTGGGCGTGGTATTGTTGGCGGCCTGTCCGGGCGGAACCACATCCAATCTGCTCACCCATATGGCGCGGGGCGATGTGGCGTTGTCGGTCTCTTTGACCGCGATCACGTCGCTGGCGTCTGTGGTGACCGTGCCGCTGGTTTTGATGGTGGCGCTGGCGCTGTTCATGGGGCCGGACGCGCCACAGGTGGGCATGGTGTCCACAGGCGTGGTGATTTTCGCGCTGACTGTGATCCCGGTCGCGCTGGGCATGGTGTTGCGCAAGTTGGCGCCTGGCGTTGCGCTGGGGCTGGAACGCAATTCACGCTTCATGTCAGCTTTGGTGTTCACCGCGGTCGTTCTGGCGACCATCATCAATGAAGGGCTGGGCGAAACCCTGCGCCGCCTGACCCAGGCAGGCGCGGTGTCACTGGCGCTGAATGTGGCCGCCATGGCGGTCGCGTTCGCTGTGTCGAGCTGGATGGCGTTCAAGATGCGCCAGCGGATCGCGCTGACGCTGGAGTGCGGCTTGCAGAACGCCACGCTCGCCATTGTGGTGGCGAGCTCGCTCCTGGGCGATATCGACTACGCCATGCCCGCAGCGATCTACGGCCTGATGATGTTCGCCACGGCGGGCGTATTCATCCTGTGGGCGCGGCGCTGGTCAAAGGCGGCGGTGCGCGCCCGGGCGATGGCGCGTTAGATCCGCTCCAGAAAGCCTTCCAGCCTTTGCATGTCCTTGGGCAGCTCGGTTTCAAATCTTACAGCTTCGCCTGTCACGGGGTGTTCAAAGCCCAGCACGGCGGCGTGCAGCGCCTGGCGGCGGAAATCCTTGAAGTCCTTGCCGCTGTCGAGTTTCGCCAGCGGGGTGGAGCGGCCCCGCCCATAGACCGGATCGCCCAGCAACGGGCAGCCGATATGGGCCATATGCACCCGGATCTGGTGGGTGCGCCCGGTTTCAAGACGGCAGCGTACCAAAGCGCACATGGGATGGCCCACAGACTTGCCCGGCTCCTGGCCAAAGGTTTTCAGCGTCTCGTAATTGGTGATGGCGTGTTTGCCGGCGTTCGACTCCGGTCTGTCTATCACCGCCATTTTCTTGCGGTCATGGCTGGAGCGCGCCAGCCGCGTTTCGATCCGCCCTGTGCGGGGTTGCGGTGCGGCGCGCGTGAAAGCCAGATAGGCGCGTTCGACCGTGTGGGCCGCGAATTGCTCGGACAGGCCCTGATGCGCCTTGTCGGTCTTGGCGGCCACCATGACGCCGGAGGTGTCCTTGTCCAGGCGATGCACGATGCCTGGGCGCTCCACCCCGCCAATGCCTGACAGCGATCCGGCGCAATGATACAGCAGGGCGTGCACCAGCGTGCCGGTCCAGTGTCCGGCGGCGGGATGCACCGCCATGCCCGCGGGCTTGTTGAT contains these protein-coding regions:
- a CDS encoding acyl-CoA dehydrogenase is translated as MAAKDTGLSFSWEDPLHLQQQLSEDERMIADSARSYCREKLLPRVVDAYREESFDRAIMTEMGEMGLLGATVAEEYGGAGLSHVAYGLIAREVEAIDSGYRSAMSVQSSLVMYPIEAFGTEEQKHKYLPKLASGEYVGCFGLTEPDGGSDPGAMRTTAKKVDGGYVLNGAKMWITNSPISDLAVVWAKLDGEIRGFIVDKGTDGFDCPKIEGKLSLRASITGSISLSDAFVPEENLLPHVKGLRGPFSCLNKARYGIAWGAMGAAEFCLHAARDYAMDRVVFGKPIAGTQLVQKKLADMQTEIALGYQGALQLGRLMDQGAWLPEAISMMKRNNCGKALAIAREARDIHGGNGIAEEYHILRHAINLETVNTYEGTHDVHALILGRAMTGLQAFS
- a CDS encoding enoyl-CoA hydratase/isomerase family protein; translation: MHDEPVYLTRHDAVASLVLNRPAKHNALTEAMWLEISELLAEAEADSDIQVLIVRGKGGAFAAGADISEFEDVYATPERAEAYSRAIGAALDGLADFPKPTIASIEGACVGGGCALALACDLRFAAQGARFGVTPARLGLVYPFNDTRRLVNAVGSAAAKDLLFTARLIDAETALQIGLINRLTPPGILKESVNEYVSHITRASSHTAKITKQMIALIEAGQDQDCEQTRALFLEAFSGEHFQEGYKAFLDKRRPDFPKP
- a CDS encoding NAD(P)/FAD-dependent oxidoreductase yields the protein MTRQVVLVGAGHAHMEALKKARRFANAGLSLTLIDPGAFWYSGAATGMLSGALDPDAARLNPSDLEGPFDHVRQRVVSVDPQARTVTLQDGERRAYDVLSLNTGSRIAETPLLAAGAIPVKPVSALAGLRATLEANLGQLRLAVAGAGATGVEIALSMASLQRRLGARPQTLLAGPELMPGWPDRARRLALEAMARCGVEYVPHRVEDLSMGLVHFGQRKVAPVDILVAATGLSANVPDGLEAPEEGLPVNADLSWTGDPAVFAAGDCARIVDHPRPKLGVFGVRAAPILIQNLINAALGQKARRHYTPQSRWLSILDVGDGTGLARYGDLAFSGKPALHLKRWLDSRFLQRYRVEH
- a CDS encoding GntR family transcriptional regulator gives rise to the protein MSDHSGVEPISSAPRYMTLAETLRSGIASGHPAVGELLPTEHALTEQYGVSRHTVREALRLLAEAGLIARRRGAGTVVVASEARAGFAQRLGSVDDLMQYTRAARLKPIRQHTGPLDPAVARAFGVAPGSDYLHVHGLRGQPDRAPLALTDMYIRSDLAPPVDVFVELNGGVTEWMATERGAPTARIEQTISGGLLTDTEAEALDAEAGTAVLRTMRRYYDKGGRIIALSDTVHPADRFTYEMTMQREVD
- a CDS encoding thioredoxin family protein, with amino-acid sequence MKRPILPDSTDIADTATPYASAPDPRGALGNAEYAARSGKRVLAVFGADWCPDARRFASVLALPQLQDFLSERYEVVLIDVGRYGKNLDLAASYGLDKVEGAPAIIVADSDGRVINPGGAYDWRTARSRRPQEFADFLAVYAEAPAP
- a CDS encoding CaiB/BaiF CoA transferase family protein, which translates into the protein MHQPLSGLRILTLEQYGAGPYGTQLLASLGADVIKIENPSVGGDSARLAGPYFLGDHDSEFFQTFNRGKRSMSLDLKDRGDRRIFDRLVMSADACANNLRGDQASELKVDYPHLSAVKPDIVCAHLSAYGRQGERKHWPGYDYLMQAEAGLMAMTGEPDTPPTRFGMSMIDYMGGTMMALGLVSAVLGAKRTGRGCDVDVSLFDAALHQLSYSATWFLNEGKCAERLERSAHPSVAPSQLFRTADGWLFVMCQLPKFWGAFCKAVGRPDLLDNPHYADMAARRANRAKLQDELDAFLSTRSTAEWMTVLGGVTPVAPVNSMACALASPQARHMIETVPHPDKPDGLKMVRDPFRINGAPTPTRRAPKLGEDTRAILDEMLSESHEDRAAE